The following proteins are co-located in the Cupriavidus pauculus genome:
- a CDS encoding PP2C family protein-serine/threonine phosphatase, whose product MRFSVYQESRKGGRRINQDRMGYCFTRDALLMVLADGLGGHAFGEVAAQQALQTLARQFQTQARPAIRNPADFLQDTVMLAHREIHRYAEANKLADVPRTTVVCCLIQNGQIHWAHAGDSRFYLMRKGALLTRTRDHSKIENLLQQERVLPMEVANHPERNKLYNCLGSPNLPLIDIGGPVRLEPGDVALLCSDGLWGALEEKVIVDKVTHLSVVHAIPDLIEQSLANAGEGADNTTAIAMMWEADATVTNEEAVLTDTLPLNAFTTSILERTGSDTDLLSEEEIERSIAEIRAAIDKTSNLMR is encoded by the coding sequence ATGCGATTCTCCGTCTACCAGGAAAGCCGTAAGGGCGGCCGCCGGATCAACCAGGACCGCATGGGCTACTGCTTCACCCGCGACGCCCTGCTCATGGTCCTGGCCGACGGCCTGGGCGGCCATGCCTTTGGCGAAGTGGCCGCGCAACAGGCGCTGCAGACGCTGGCCCGCCAGTTCCAGACCCAGGCCCGCCCGGCCATCCGCAATCCTGCCGATTTCCTGCAGGACACGGTCATGCTGGCGCACCGCGAGATTCACCGGTACGCCGAGGCCAACAAGCTGGCCGACGTGCCGCGCACCACGGTGGTCTGCTGCCTGATCCAGAACGGCCAGATCCACTGGGCGCACGCCGGCGACTCGCGCTTCTACCTGATGCGCAAGGGCGCGCTGCTCACCCGCACGCGCGACCACTCGAAGATCGAGAACCTGCTGCAGCAGGAGCGCGTGCTGCCGATGGAGGTGGCCAACCATCCGGAACGCAACAAGCTCTACAACTGCCTGGGGTCGCCCAACCTGCCGCTGATCGACATCGGCGGCCCGGTGCGGCTGGAGCCGGGCGACGTGGCGCTGCTGTGCTCGGACGGGCTCTGGGGCGCGCTGGAGGAAAAGGTCATCGTCGACAAGGTGACGCACCTGTCGGTCGTCCACGCGATTCCCGACCTGATCGAGCAGTCGCTGGCCAACGCCGGCGAAGGTGCCGACAACACCACAGCGATCGCGATGATGTGGGAAGCCGACGCCACCGTGACCAACGAGGAGGCGGTGCTGACCGACACGCTGCCGCTGAACGCGTTCACCACGTCGATCCTGGAGCGCACGGGCTCGGACACCGACCTGCTGTCCGAGGAAGAGATCGAACGCTCGATTGCCGAGATCCGCGCGGCCATCGACAAGACCTCGAACCTGATGCGCTGA
- the rph gene encoding ribonuclease PH yields the protein MRPSGRAADALRPISLTRHYTRHAEGAVLSAFGDTKVLCTASVLAKVPPHKKGSGEGWVTAEYGMLPRATHTRSDREAARGKQTGRTQEIQRLIGRAMRSVFDLSALGEYTIHLDCDVLQADGGTRTAAITGAFVAAHDAIGTMLRDGLIAASPIRDFVAAVSVGMVDGVPVLDLDYAEDSNCDTDMNVVMTGSGRFVEVQGTAEGAPFSRADLDAMTRLAEAGIAELVRHQKQALGV from the coding sequence ATGCGACCCAGCGGACGCGCGGCCGACGCGCTGCGACCCATCAGCCTGACCCGCCACTACACGCGCCACGCCGAAGGCGCGGTGCTGAGTGCCTTTGGCGACACCAAGGTGCTGTGCACGGCCAGCGTGCTGGCAAAGGTGCCGCCGCACAAGAAAGGCAGCGGCGAAGGCTGGGTCACGGCCGAATACGGCATGCTGCCGCGCGCCACGCACACGCGCTCCGACCGCGAGGCGGCGCGGGGCAAGCAGACCGGCCGCACGCAGGAAATCCAGCGCCTGATCGGCCGGGCCATGCGCTCGGTCTTCGACCTCTCCGCGCTGGGCGAATACACGATCCACCTCGATTGCGACGTGCTGCAGGCCGACGGCGGCACCCGCACGGCCGCCATCACCGGCGCCTTCGTGGCCGCGCACGATGCCATCGGCACCATGCTGCGCGACGGCCTGATCGCCGCCAGCCCGATCCGCGACTTCGTGGCGGCCGTGTCGGTGGGCATGGTCGACGGCGTGCCCGTGCTGGACCTGGACTACGCCGAGGACAGCAACTGCGACACCGACATGAACGTGGTGATGACCGGCAGCGGCCGCTTCGTGGAAGTCCAGGGCACCGCCGAGGGCGCCCCGTTCAGCCGCGCCGACCTGGACGCCATGACGCGCCTGGCCGAAGCCGGCATCGCCGAACTGGTGCGCCACCAGAAGCAGGCGCTCGGCGTCTGA
- the rdgB gene encoding RdgB/HAM1 family non-canonical purine NTP pyrophosphatase, translated as MQRLVLASNNAGKVREFGALLSPLGFDVVPQGELGIPEAEEPFATFVENALAKARHASRLAGMPALADDSGICVDALDGAPGVYSARYAQMVGKPKTDAANNAHLISQLAGKLNRHAHYYCVLVLVRHADDPRPIIAEGTWAGEVVDAPRGTGGFGYDPHFLLPEIGKTAAELTAEEKNGISHRALALQGLVARLQAASLKVGA; from the coding sequence ATGCAACGCCTGGTCCTGGCCTCCAACAACGCCGGCAAGGTGCGCGAATTCGGCGCGCTGCTGTCCCCGCTCGGCTTCGACGTCGTGCCGCAGGGCGAGCTGGGCATCCCCGAGGCCGAGGAGCCGTTTGCCACCTTCGTCGAGAACGCGCTGGCCAAGGCCCGCCACGCCAGCCGGCTCGCCGGCATGCCCGCGCTGGCCGACGACTCGGGCATCTGCGTCGACGCCCTGGACGGCGCACCGGGCGTCTATTCGGCCCGGTATGCGCAGATGGTTGGCAAGCCCAAGACCGACGCCGCCAACAACGCGCACCTGATCTCGCAACTGGCCGGCAAGCTGAACCGCCACGCGCACTACTACTGCGTGCTGGTGCTGGTGCGCCATGCCGACGACCCGCGTCCGATCATCGCCGAGGGCACGTGGGCCGGCGAGGTCGTGGATGCCCCGCGCGGCACGGGCGGCTTCGGCTACGACCCCCATTTCCTGCTGCCCGAGATCGGCAAGACGGCGGCGGAGCTGACGGCCGAGGAAAAGAACGGCATCAGCCATCGCGCGCTGGCGCTGCAGGGCCTGGTGGCCCGGCTGCAGGCCGCGAGTCTCAAGGTCGGCGCGTAG
- the hemW gene encoding radical SAM family heme chaperone HemW has protein sequence MIPIIPAGSGKPAEPASTGNPQLWLKPGQIALPGSPPLSLYVHIPWCVRKCPYCDFNSHAAPGGQDSHDIPEDRYLDALRADLEQSLPLVWGRPVHTVFLGGGTPSLLSAAGMDRLLSDIRALLPLDADAEITMEANPGTFEAERFASYRASGINRLSIGIQSFNDAHLQALGRIHGEKEARAAIDIALRHFDNVNLDLMYALPGQTIDECVRDLESALSYGTAHLSLYHLTLEPNTLFAKFPPALPDEDLAYEMQDIIEARTAQAGYRHYETSAYARPHREARHNLNYWRFGDYLGIGAGAHGKLSFPNRILRQMRHKHPATYMDQAMAGNAVQEAREVGADELPFEFMLNALRLTDGVPASSFHDYTGLPLHAIGKMLAAAEQKGLLEADPTTIKPTELGRRFLNDLQEMFLKD, from the coding sequence ATGATCCCCATCATTCCCGCCGGCAGCGGCAAGCCGGCCGAGCCGGCATCGACCGGCAACCCGCAGCTCTGGCTCAAGCCGGGCCAGATCGCCCTGCCCGGTTCGCCGCCGCTGTCGCTCTACGTCCATATCCCGTGGTGCGTGCGCAAGTGCCCGTATTGCGATTTCAACTCGCACGCGGCGCCCGGCGGGCAGGACAGCCACGACATCCCCGAAGACCGCTACCTGGACGCGCTGCGCGCGGACCTGGAACAGTCGCTGCCGCTGGTCTGGGGCCGGCCAGTACACACGGTGTTCCTGGGCGGCGGCACGCCGAGCCTGCTGTCGGCGGCCGGCATGGACCGGCTGCTGTCGGATATCCGCGCGCTGCTGCCGCTGGACGCCGACGCCGAGATCACGATGGAAGCCAACCCCGGCACCTTCGAGGCTGAACGGTTTGCCAGCTACCGCGCCAGCGGCATCAACCGGCTGTCGATCGGCATCCAGAGCTTCAACGACGCCCACCTGCAGGCGCTGGGCCGCATCCACGGCGAGAAGGAAGCGCGCGCGGCGATCGACATCGCGCTGCGGCACTTCGACAACGTCAACCTGGACCTGATGTACGCGCTGCCGGGCCAGACCATCGACGAGTGCGTGCGCGACCTGGAGTCGGCGCTGTCGTACGGCACCGCGCACCTGTCGCTTTACCACCTGACGCTCGAACCGAACACGCTGTTCGCCAAATTCCCGCCGGCGCTGCCCGACGAGGACCTGGCCTACGAGATGCAGGACATCATCGAGGCCCGCACGGCCCAGGCCGGCTACCGCCACTATGAGACGTCGGCCTACGCCCGGCCGCATCGCGAGGCGCGGCACAACCTTAATTACTGGCGTTTCGGCGATTACCTGGGTATCGGTGCCGGGGCGCACGGCAAGCTGTCGTTCCCGAACCGCATCCTGCGCCAGATGCGCCACAAGCATCCGGCCACGTACATGGATCAGGCCATGGCCGGCAACGCCGTGCAGGAGGCGCGCGAGGTTGGCGCCGATGAACTGCCGTTCGAGTTCATGCTCAACGCGCTGCGGCTGACCGATGGCGTGCCGGCGTCGAGCTTCCACGACTACACCGGCCTGCCGCTGCATGCCATCGGCAAGATGCTGGCCGCCGCCGAGCAGAAAGGGCTGCTGGAAGCCGACCCGACGACCATCAAGCCGACCGAACTGGGCCGGCGCTTCCTCAACGACCTGCAGGAGATGTTCCTGAAGGATTGA
- a CDS encoding glycine zipper 2TM domain-containing protein: MQEQRKDQARPWLALGGLGALALAAGLAGCAQPGYGGYGNYNTAPPPTGYQQPNNSTYQAPAGSVFTGRVESIEPIQTTQGSSGILGTVIGGAAGGLLGHQIGGGRGQTAATIVGAVGGAVAGNQIEKRTGSNTSTVYRVNVRLDDGRVATVTQSNIGNLRVGDRARVANDMATPY; this comes from the coding sequence ATGCAGGAACAACGCAAGGATCAAGCAAGGCCGTGGCTGGCCCTTGGCGGGCTCGGCGCACTGGCACTGGCGGCCGGACTGGCCGGCTGCGCGCAGCCGGGCTACGGCGGTTACGGCAACTACAACACCGCGCCGCCGCCGACCGGCTATCAGCAACCCAATAACTCGACCTACCAGGCACCGGCCGGCTCGGTGTTCACGGGCCGCGTCGAGTCGATCGAGCCGATCCAGACCACGCAGGGCAGCTCGGGCATCCTGGGCACCGTGATCGGCGGTGCGGCTGGCGGCCTGCTGGGCCACCAGATTGGCGGCGGGCGTGGCCAGACGGCCGCGACGATCGTCGGCGCCGTGGGCGGTGCCGTGGCAGGCAACCAGATCGAGAAGCGGACCGGCAGCAATACGTCGACCGTGTACCGCGTCAACGTGCGGCTCGACGATGGCCGCGTGGCCACCGTGACGCAGAGCAATATCGGCAACCTGCGCGTGGGTGACCGCGCCCGCGTGGCCAACGACATGGCGACGCCGTACTGA
- a CDS encoding DUF799 domain-containing protein, which translates to MIRRILTYVATLGAVMLFAGCAVPQKQVDYAAFKAAKPRSIVVLPPLNESPDIKATYAMLSQATFPLAESGYYVMPVALVDETFRQNGLTVPGDIHAVPVKKLREIFGADAALYVTVTDYGSRYQVLSSVTRVAANAKLVDLKTGDELWSGTAVAANDSGNSGGGLIGMLITAAINQAVNHMTDAAYPVAGTASYRLLSAGTPNGILYGPRSPKYQAD; encoded by the coding sequence ATGATCCGCCGTATCCTGACCTATGTCGCCACCCTGGGCGCCGTGATGCTGTTCGCCGGCTGCGCCGTGCCGCAGAAGCAGGTGGACTACGCCGCGTTCAAGGCCGCCAAGCCGCGTTCGATCGTGGTGCTGCCGCCGCTGAACGAGTCGCCGGACATCAAGGCGACCTACGCGATGCTGTCGCAGGCCACCTTCCCGTTGGCGGAATCGGGCTACTACGTGATGCCGGTGGCGCTGGTCGACGAGACCTTCCGCCAGAACGGCCTGACCGTGCCCGGCGACATCCACGCCGTGCCGGTCAAGAAGCTGCGCGAGATCTTTGGCGCCGACGCCGCCCTGTACGTGACCGTGACCGACTACGGCTCGCGTTACCAGGTGCTCAGCAGCGTGACGCGCGTGGCCGCGAACGCCAAGCTGGTGGACCTGAAGACCGGCGACGAACTGTGGAGCGGCACCGCCGTCGCGGCCAACGACAGCGGCAACAGCGGCGGCGGCCTGATCGGCATGCTGATTACCGCGGCCATCAACCAGGCCGTGAACCACATGACCGATGCCGCCTACCCGGTGGCTGGCACGGCGAGCTACCGCCTGCTGTCGGCCGGCACGCCGAACGGCATCCTGTACGGGCCGCGTTCGCCGAAGTACCAGGCGGACTGA
- a CDS encoding DUF4810 domain-containing protein, whose translation MTQWVTLRSAAFLSAAGLLAGCAGPQPMYQWEGYQAQVYEYFKGESKEAQITALESGLEKIKAKGGSVPPGYHAQLGMLYLNVGKGDQMVKEFQTEKTLFPESTPYMDFLMRNVKTDARPDVTAGATPQAKADTTAAAKTESTAGSAK comes from the coding sequence ATGACGCAATGGGTTACGCTGCGCAGCGCGGCGTTTCTGTCGGCGGCCGGCCTGCTGGCCGGCTGTGCGGGTCCGCAGCCGATGTACCAGTGGGAGGGCTACCAGGCCCAGGTCTACGAGTACTTCAAGGGCGAGTCCAAGGAGGCGCAGATCACCGCGCTGGAAAGCGGGCTGGAGAAGATCAAGGCCAAGGGCGGCAGTGTGCCGCCGGGCTACCACGCCCAACTGGGCATGCTCTACCTGAACGTGGGCAAGGGCGACCAGATGGTCAAGGAATTCCAGACCGAGAAGACGCTGTTCCCGGAGTCCACGCCGTACATGGACTTCCTGATGCGTAACGTCAAGACCGACGCGCGCCCGGACGTAACCGCCGGCGCCACGCCGCAGGCCAAGGCCGACACCACGGCGGCCGCCAAGACCGAATCGACCGCCGGGAGCGCCAAATGA
- a CDS encoding CsgG/HfaB family protein translates to MGLAGCATESSTALPVQKVESASRPYHGVRTPIAVGKFDNRSNYMRGVFSDGIDRLSGQAKTSLVTHLQQTNRFNVLERENLDEIKREAAIKNQTQKLKGADFVVTGDITEFGRKEVGDVQLFGILGRGREQVAYAKVNLNVVNITTSEVVYATQGAGEYKLSNREVIGFGGTASYDSTLNGKVMDLAMREAVNNLVSAIESGAWKPAQ, encoded by the coding sequence ATGGGTCTGGCCGGCTGCGCGACCGAATCGTCGACCGCGCTGCCGGTGCAGAAGGTGGAAAGCGCCAGCCGGCCGTACCACGGCGTGCGCACGCCGATCGCGGTGGGCAAGTTCGACAACCGTTCCAACTACATGCGCGGCGTGTTCTCGGACGGCATCGACCGCCTGAGCGGCCAGGCCAAGACCAGCCTGGTGACGCACCTGCAGCAGACCAACCGCTTCAACGTGCTGGAACGCGAGAATCTCGACGAGATCAAGCGCGAAGCCGCCATCAAGAACCAGACCCAGAAGCTCAAGGGCGCGGACTTCGTGGTCACCGGCGACATCACCGAGTTCGGCCGCAAGGAAGTGGGCGACGTGCAGCTCTTCGGCATCCTGGGCCGTGGCCGCGAGCAGGTGGCGTACGCCAAGGTCAACCTGAACGTGGTCAACATCACCACCTCCGAAGTGGTCTACGCCACGCAGGGCGCCGGCGAGTACAAGCTGTCGAACCGCGAGGTCATCGGCTTTGGCGGCACGGCCAGCTACGACTCGACGCTGAACGGCAAGGTGATGGACCTGGCCATGCGCGAGGCCGTGAACAACCTGGTCAGCGCGATCGAAAGCGGTGCCTGGAAGCCGGCGCAGTAA
- a CDS encoding Bug family tripartite tricarboxylate transporter substrate binding protein has product MASTAAWPQKPVSVVVPFPAGGSTDTIARYLAAPLNEKLGQPFVIDNKPGATGAIGATYVKRAPADGYTMLVASIGVFAVNPFLQKNLQYDPAKDFDLLTVAVRAPNVLVANPNFPVKSLPELVAYMKKNPGKVTFASSGAGSSDHLTAALFWQKSGTEGLHVPYKGGAPAISDLLAGQVDVSFQNVNAVLQHIRTGKLKALAVTSDKRSAVLPNVPTMAEGGVKDVEVYSWQGVAAPKGLPADVKTRLHGAIVGALKDAGMQKKLNEQGFEVVANTPEQFAEFENQELKRWKTVIEQGKITAE; this is encoded by the coding sequence ATGGCGTCCACCGCGGCGTGGCCGCAGAAGCCGGTCTCGGTCGTCGTGCCGTTCCCGGCCGGCGGCTCGACCGACACCATCGCCCGCTACCTGGCCGCGCCGCTCAACGAGAAACTCGGCCAGCCGTTCGTGATCGACAACAAGCCGGGCGCCACCGGGGCCATCGGCGCCACCTACGTCAAGCGCGCGCCGGCCGACGGCTACACGATGCTGGTGGCATCGATCGGCGTGTTCGCGGTCAACCCGTTCCTGCAGAAGAACCTGCAGTACGACCCGGCCAAGGACTTCGACCTGCTGACCGTGGCGGTGCGGGCGCCGAACGTGCTGGTGGCCAACCCGAACTTCCCGGTCAAGTCGCTGCCGGAACTGGTGGCCTACATGAAGAAGAATCCGGGCAAGGTCACGTTCGCCAGCTCGGGCGCGGGGTCGTCGGACCACCTGACGGCCGCGCTGTTCTGGCAGAAGAGCGGCACCGAGGGCCTGCACGTGCCGTACAAGGGCGGCGCGCCGGCCATCTCGGACCTGCTGGCCGGGCAGGTCGACGTGTCGTTCCAGAACGTCAACGCGGTGCTGCAGCACATCCGCACGGGCAAGCTCAAGGCGCTGGCCGTGACGTCTGACAAGCGCTCGGCCGTGCTGCCCAACGTGCCCACCATGGCCGAGGGCGGCGTCAAGGACGTCGAGGTCTACTCGTGGCAGGGCGTGGCCGCGCCCAAGGGCCTGCCGGCCGATGTGAAGACCCGCTTGCATGGCGCCATTGTCGGCGCGCTCAAGGACGCCGGCATGCAGAAGAAGCTCAACGAGCAGGGCTTCGAAGTGGTCGCCAACACGCCCGAGCAGTTCGCCGAGTTCGAAAACCAGGAGCTGAAGCGCTGGAAGACCGTGATCGAGCAGGGCAAGATCACGGCCGAGTAA
- the gudD gene encoding glucarate dehydratase yields the protein MNANTQPVGATPVVTELTVVPVAGHDSMLMNLSGAHGPYFTRNIVILKDSAGNTGVGEVPGGEGIRQTLEDARPLVVGQGIGQYLSILNRVRAQFASRDAGGRGLQTFDLRITIHAVTALEAALLDLLGQHLQVPVAALLGEGQQRDAVEMLGYLFYVGDRNKTTLDYRTEPGADNEWFRIRNEVAMDAQGVVRLAEAAYERYGFNDFKLKGGVLRGDEEMEAIIALHERFPKARVTLDPNGGWLLKEAIRLCRDKHGILAYAEDPCGAEDGYSGREIMAEFRTATGLPTATNMVATDWRQMGHAVRLQSVDIPLADPHFWTMQGSVRVAQMCSEWGLTWGSHSNNHFDISLAMFTHVAAAAPGRVTAIDTHWIWQDGEHLTRNPLKIEGGLVQVPKTPGLGVELDMDALARANRLYQEKGLGARDDAIAMQFLIPNWKFNNKMPCMVR from the coding sequence GGGCGCACATGGCCCGTACTTCACCCGCAACATCGTCATCCTCAAGGACAGCGCCGGCAACACCGGCGTGGGCGAGGTGCCCGGCGGCGAGGGCATCCGCCAGACGCTGGAAGACGCCCGCCCGCTGGTGGTGGGGCAGGGCATCGGCCAGTACCTGTCGATCCTGAACCGCGTGCGCGCGCAGTTTGCCAGCCGCGACGCCGGCGGGCGCGGCCTGCAGACATTTGACCTGCGTATCACCATCCACGCCGTGACCGCGCTGGAAGCGGCGCTGCTGGACCTGCTGGGCCAGCACCTGCAGGTGCCCGTGGCGGCGCTGCTGGGCGAAGGCCAGCAGCGCGATGCCGTGGAAATGCTGGGCTACCTGTTCTACGTCGGCGACCGCAACAAGACCACGCTCGACTACCGCACCGAGCCCGGCGCGGACAACGAATGGTTCCGCATCCGCAATGAAGTGGCGATGGATGCCCAGGGCGTGGTGCGGCTGGCCGAGGCGGCCTATGAGCGCTACGGCTTCAACGACTTCAAGCTCAAGGGCGGCGTGCTGCGCGGCGACGAGGAGATGGAAGCGATCATCGCGCTGCACGAGCGTTTTCCGAAGGCGCGCGTCACCCTGGACCCCAACGGCGGCTGGCTGCTGAAGGAGGCGATCCGCCTGTGCCGCGACAAGCACGGCATCCTGGCCTACGCCGAGGACCCCTGCGGCGCGGAGGACGGCTACTCGGGCCGCGAGATCATGGCCGAATTCCGCACCGCCACCGGCCTGCCGACGGCCACCAACATGGTCGCCACCGACTGGCGGCAGATGGGCCACGCGGTGCGCCTGCAATCGGTCGACATCCCGCTGGCCGACCCGCACTTCTGGACCATGCAGGGGTCGGTGCGGGTGGCGCAGATGTGCTCGGAATGGGGCCTGACGTGGGGCTCGCATTCGAACAACCATTTCGATATCTCGCTGGCGATGTTCACGCACGTGGCCGCCGCCGCGCCGGGCCGCGTCACGGCCATCGACACGCACTGGATCTGGCAGGACGGCGAGCACCTGACGCGCAACCCGCTGAAGATCGAGGGCGGGCTGGTGCAGGTGCCGAAGACGCCGGGCCTGGGCGTGGAGCTGGACATGGACGCGCTGGCGCGGGCCAATCGTCTCTACCAGGAAAAGGGCCTGGGCGCGCGCGACGACGCCATCGCCATGCAGTTCCTGATCCCGAACTGGAAGTTCAACAACAAGATGCCGTGCATGGTGCGCTGA